In Halobaculum halobium, a genomic segment contains:
- a CDS encoding universal stress protein, producing the protein MYHVLLAVDDDEDRTADQIETVRSLPGRDELQVTVLHVHETVDAPADEAGRSVIESINDDIGDLQGLPDTATTVRDAIDDLGVSVEVTERTGDAAQEVLAEADERDVDAILLAARKRSPAGKALFGSVTQRVIIDGDRPVIVAGDQ; encoded by the coding sequence ATGTACCACGTTCTGCTCGCTGTCGACGACGACGAGGACCGAACGGCCGACCAGATCGAGACGGTCCGTTCGCTGCCGGGGCGCGACGAGCTTCAGGTTACGGTCCTCCACGTTCACGAGACCGTCGACGCGCCTGCCGACGAGGCGGGCCGGTCGGTGATCGAGTCGATCAACGACGATATCGGCGACTTACAGGGTCTCCCTGACACAGCCACGACGGTCCGGGACGCTATCGACGATCTCGGCGTCTCCGTCGAGGTAACCGAACGAACGGGCGATGCCGCCCAAGAGGTCCTCGCCGAAGCCGACGAGCGCGACGTTGACGCGATCTTGTTGGCCGCGCGCAAGCGCTCACCCGCCGGGAAGGCGCTGTTCGGCAGCGTCACCCAGCGGGTCATTATCGACGGTGACCGACCCGTGATCGTCGCTGGCGACCAGTGA
- a CDS encoding MFS transporter produces MGLYRIVSLVLSWQVAASVCYYAIFAATPFFRAEFDLSGAAVGLVVTSVTLGYAVFLLPLGALTDRYGERRMLTVGLIGVSTGAFLVTQAWSFPALLASAFLLGSLYGTAMPGTNKAVFDNTPPGRQNVVMGVKQVGVTAGSGASALLVTGIAGVLYWEAGFYVAAGTGAVVAVLFWFAYRGTEPGGEASYPDFRKLGSNPPYRALTAAGFCLGAALFTTTGYTVIHVTDSVGASVAFGGVVLAAVQVSGSVGRVLTGWLSDALPGDPTRRIGGILLAQAIASALSLVAVGVVGGRTLTTVAFVALGFFLLGFTGVYYSCMATVVSADEMGGATGGGQLALTSGALFAPPAFGYLADTYGYQAGWLMLAAVVTVGAVFVVRVITADAPADTVAAAAD; encoded by the coding sequence ATGGGACTCTATCGGATCGTCTCGCTGGTGCTCTCGTGGCAGGTCGCCGCGAGCGTCTGTTATTATGCGATCTTCGCCGCGACGCCCTTCTTCCGCGCGGAGTTCGACCTCTCTGGCGCCGCCGTCGGGCTCGTCGTCACGTCGGTGACGCTCGGGTATGCGGTGTTCCTGCTCCCGCTCGGGGCGCTCACCGACCGCTACGGCGAGCGACGGATGCTCACCGTCGGCCTGATCGGCGTCTCGACGGGGGCGTTCCTCGTCACGCAGGCGTGGTCGTTTCCAGCGTTGCTCGCGAGCGCCTTCCTCCTTGGGTCGCTGTACGGAACGGCGATGCCGGGGACCAACAAGGCCGTGTTCGACAATACGCCGCCCGGACGGCAGAACGTCGTCATGGGCGTGAAACAGGTCGGCGTCACCGCCGGCAGCGGCGCCAGCGCCCTGCTCGTTACCGGCATCGCCGGCGTTCTCTACTGGGAAGCCGGGTTCTACGTCGCCGCCGGAACCGGGGCCGTCGTCGCGGTCCTGTTCTGGTTCGCCTACCGCGGCACCGAACCCGGTGGGGAGGCGAGCTACCCCGACTTCCGAAAGCTCGGTTCGAACCCCCCGTATCGCGCGTTGACCGCCGCCGGGTTCTGTCTCGGTGCGGCCCTGTTCACGACGACTGGGTACACCGTGATCCACGTCACCGACTCCGTCGGGGCTTCCGTCGCGTTCGGCGGCGTCGTGCTGGCTGCAGTACAGGTTTCGGGGAGCGTCGGCCGCGTCCTCACCGGCTGGCTCAGCGACGCGCTGCCCGGCGATCCGACTCGTCGGATCGGCGGGATATTGCTCGCGCAGGCGATCGCGAGCGCGCTCTCGCTCGTTGCGGTCGGCGTCGTCGGCGGACGGACGCTCACCACCGTCGCGTTCGTCGCGCTCGGGTTCTTCCTGTTGGGCTTCACCGGGGTGTACTACTCCTGTATGGCGACCGTCGTCTCCGCCGACGAGATGGGCGGCGCCACCGGCGGCGGCCAGCTCGCGCTCACTAGCGGCGCGCTGTTCGCCCCGCCGGCGTTCGGCTACCTCGCGGACACGTACGGCTATCAGGCGGGCTGGCTCATGCTCGCGGCCGTTGTCACGGTGGGCGCGGTATTCGTCGTCAGGGTGATCACGGCTGACGCGCCAGCGGACACCGTCGCCGCGGCGGCTGACTGA